One Spinacia oleracea cultivar Varoflay chromosome 4, BTI_SOV_V1, whole genome shotgun sequence DNA segment encodes these proteins:
- the LOC130459734 gene encoding 40S ribosomal protein S10-1-like, translating into MIMTEQNRREISKYLFQEGVCFAKKDYNLAKHPDIDVPNLQVIKLMQSFKSKEYVRETFAWMHYYWFLTNEGIEFLRTYLNLPSEIVPATLKKQMKPAGRPMGGAPGPRGGSRFEGDRPRFGDRDGYRSGPRGEGDSGDKGGAPADYRPSFGGSSSGRPGFGRGAGSFGAGPTSSNLS; encoded by the exons ATG ATCATGACTGAGCAGAACCGCCGTGAGATCAGCAAGTACCTCTTCCAAG AGGGAGTTTGCTTTGCAAAGAAAGATTACAACTTGGCAAAGCACCCTGACATTGATGTCCCGAATCTGCAAGTGATCAAGCTGATGCAAAGCTTTAAGTCCAAGGAGTATGTGAGGGAGACCTTTGCTTGGATGCACTACTACTGGTTCTTGACCAACGAGGGTATTGAATTCCTTCGTACTTACCTCAACCTTCCCTCAGAGATTGTCCCTGCTACCTTAAAGAAGCAGATGAAGCCTGCTGGCAGGCCAATGGGCGGCGCACCTGGCCCACG TGGGGGATCGCGATTTGAAGGAGACAGGCCTAGATTTGGTGATAGGGATGGCTACCGTTCTGGACCTCGTGGTGAAGGTGATTCCGGTGACAAGGGCGGTGCTCCTGCTGATTACAGACCATCATTTGGG gGTTCTTCTAGTGGTAGGCCAGGCTTTGGTCGTGGAGCTGGAAGCTTTGGTGCTGGACCAACAAGTTCAAATCTTTCTTGA